Proteins found in one Thalassomonas actiniarum genomic segment:
- a CDS encoding paraquat-inducible protein A yields MNTDGPVKTARQAGLGQCLKCHKLNVITHKNQRCSCCQAKVSLRKYRSLEYTLAWTIAAIIAFFPANLYPIMIFTSLGSPEASTILSGIETFIQLGMYPVALVVFIASFIVPLGKMLGLIILIITVKSGSKVDPKHRTQLYHLVEFLGPWSMLDVFVVALMAAVVNLGFITSIEAGPGISYFALMVIFTMFAAESFDPRLLWDNLDNDD; encoded by the coding sequence GTGAATACTGACGGCCCGGTAAAAACCGCCAGACAGGCGGGGCTGGGACAATGCCTGAAATGCCATAAGCTCAATGTGATCACCCATAAAAACCAGCGTTGCAGCTGCTGCCAGGCCAAGGTCTCGCTGCGTAAATACCGGAGTCTGGAATATACGCTGGCCTGGACGATTGCCGCTATCATTGCTTTTTTTCCCGCCAACCTGTATCCGATCATGATTTTTACCTCCCTGGGCAGTCCAGAGGCGTCGACGATTTTATCGGGTATAGAAACTTTTATTCAGCTCGGCATGTATCCGGTGGCGCTGGTGGTGTTCATCGCCAGTTTTATTGTGCCCCTGGGCAAGATGCTGGGTTTGATCATCTTGATCATTACCGTGAAAAGCGGTTCCAAGGTCGATCCGAAACACAGGACCCAGCTTTATCATTTGGTGGAATTTCTTGGCCCCTGGTCGATGCTGGATGTCTTTGTGGTGGCCTTGATGGCGGCGGTGGTGAATTTAGGTTTTATTACCTCGATAGAGGCGGGGCCGGGCATCAGCTATTTTGCCCTGATGGTGATCTTTACTATGTTTGCCGCGGAGAGTTTTGACCCCCGGCTATTATGGGATAATCTCGATAATGACGACTGA